In Penaeus monodon isolate SGIC_2016 chromosome 7, NSTDA_Pmon_1, whole genome shotgun sequence, the following are encoded in one genomic region:
- the LOC119575662 gene encoding uncharacterized protein LOC119575662 produces MAEPKKWDRDSKQRRRKNHPNWKQSWSQNVGIKCILRSMKFAVALLFVLAMSAVLVAANASQEAQTRLLAYFDITTLTHMSTVTVMAHYTCAKAVAGTACTGRRRRRSIKLDISKSYNPGAFETLVGSSLNTELEEPEESNDKGKFFTVWKTTTSTLMITSTSYNRDITVSVSLYCTNASMLYDLCWCKCRWKHNQERRYGCHLRPELIIRGSLEEMAPLPGDLQMEVRRKLHSHTQLSSYILKAAVQITDSHYYIDTHNLLTKFLTTSGVVTSKEANCTPYLSHIFEFALHPGCIAYIRVQYLASTVVTSSAVMKLVAVLVGLLAVCGVQAEDVADTGNEARLIANYQTTTFTQMSTITTVAHYTCVNSAAATPCTGRRRRNINLNIDSNSGDFNPDISETLVGSLSDTELEEPRDGSDKDKFFFTLWKTTTSTFTVTSTSYNRDITVSVSLFCTNASILYDLC; encoded by the exons CTGGAAGCAATCATGGAGCCAAAATGTTGGGATTAAATGTATTCTGAGAAGTATG AAGTTTGCTGTTGCCCTCTTGTTCGTCTTAGCGATGAGCGCCGTCCTGGTGGCTGCGAATGCTTCGCAAG aGGCTCAGACGAGACTCTTAGCCTACTTTGACATAACTACTCTAACACATATGAGTACTGTCACCGTTATGGCTCACTACACTTGTGCCAAAG CTGTCGCCGGTACCGCCTGCACCGGCCGAAGGCGACGTCGTAGCATCAAGCTAGACATCAGTAAGAGTTACAACCCTGGCGCCTTCGAGACACTCGTTGGCAGCTCACTGAACACCGAGCTTGAAGAACCCGAAGAAAGCAACGACAAGGGGAAGTTCTTCACGGTTTGGAAGACAACCACTTCGACCCTCATGATCACCTCCACTTCGTACAACAGGGATATCACCGTGTCTGTGTCCCTGTACTGCACCAACGCCTCCATGCTGTACGACCTTTGTT GGTGTAAGTGCAGGTGGAAACACAACCAAGAAA GACGTTATGGCTGCCATCTCCGCCCAGAGCTCATAATTCGTGGAAGCCTCGAAGAGATGGCGCCTTTGCCGGGTGACTTACAAATGGAGGTCCGCCGTAAGCTTCATTCTCATACACAGCTGTCATCTTATATACTGAAAGCCGCAGTCCAGATCACCGATTCACATTA ttacatagacacacataactTACTCACAAAGTTCCTGACCACATCAGGAGTCGTGACCTCAAAGGAGGCTAACTGCACTCCATATCTTTCCCACATCTTTGAGTTT GCGCTCCACCCTGGCTGCATTGCGTATATAAGGGTGCAGTACCTTGCTTCTACAGTGGTTACTTCTTCCGCAGTCATG AAACTTGTAGCTGTTTTGGTTGGTCTGTTAGCGGTGTGTGGAGTCCAGGCTGAAGATGTTGCCGACACAG GGAATGAGGCAAGATTAATTGCTAACTATCAGACAACTACCTTTACACAGATGAGCACCATCACCACCGTGGCTCACTACACCTGCGTCAATA GTGCCGCCGCTACCCCCTGCACCGGCCGAAGGCGACGTAACATCAACTTAAACATCGATAGCAACTCTGGCGATTTCAACCCTGACATTTCCGAGACACTTGTCGGCAGTTTATCGGACACCGAGCTTGAAGAACCCAGGGACGGCAGCGACAAGGATAAGTTCTTCTTCACGCTCTGGAAGACAACCACTTCCACCTTCACGGTCACCTCCACTTCCTACAATAGGGATATCACCGTGTCTGTGTCACTGTTCTGCACCAACGCCTCCATACTGTACGACCTTTGTTAA